A portion of the Adhaeribacter radiodurans genome contains these proteins:
- the kbl gene encoding glycine C-acetyltransferase: protein MYETLKPDLEKQLTEIEEAGLYKKERIITTPQGAAIETSEGKEVLNFCANNYLGLSSHPAVIEAAKRTIDTHGYGLSSVRFICGTQDIHKELERKLAEFLGTEDTILYAAAFDANGGVFEPLFGEDSAIISDALNHASIIDGVRLCKAQRLRYNHNDMADLEAKLQEAQSAKHCIIVTDGSFSMDGTIAQLDKICDLADQYKALVMVDESHSSGFIGKTGRGTHEYRNVMGRIDIITGTLGKALGGAMGGFTSGRKEIIQMLRQRSRPYLFSNSLMPAIVGASIAVLDMLSETTELRDKLEWNTQYFREKMTAAGFDIRPGEHPIVPIMLYEAKLAQEFAVRLLDKGIYVIGFYYPVVPQGKARIRVQLSASHTQEHLDKAIQAFTEVGKELGVLK, encoded by the coding sequence ATGTACGAAACGTTAAAGCCTGACCTGGAAAAACAACTCACGGAAATAGAAGAAGCCGGTTTATATAAAAAAGAACGCATTATCACTACTCCGCAGGGAGCGGCTATCGAAACTTCGGAGGGGAAAGAAGTACTAAATTTTTGCGCGAATAATTACCTGGGCTTATCGTCGCATCCGGCGGTGATTGAAGCGGCTAAGCGCACCATTGATACGCACGGTTACGGTTTATCGTCGGTACGTTTTATTTGCGGCACCCAGGATATTCACAAAGAACTGGAACGTAAACTAGCCGAGTTTTTAGGTACCGAAGATACTATTTTATACGCCGCTGCTTTCGATGCCAATGGGGGCGTTTTTGAACCGCTTTTCGGCGAAGATTCTGCAATTATTTCTGATGCTTTAAACCATGCTTCTATTATTGATGGGGTGCGTTTGTGTAAGGCGCAACGTTTGCGGTATAACCATAACGACATGGCTGATCTGGAAGCAAAATTGCAAGAAGCACAATCTGCCAAACACTGTATTATTGTAACCGATGGTTCTTTTTCCATGGATGGTACGATTGCCCAACTTGATAAAATCTGCGACCTGGCTGATCAGTATAAAGCTCTGGTAATGGTAGATGAAAGCCACTCTTCAGGGTTTATTGGTAAAACCGGCCGCGGAACGCACGAGTACCGCAACGTGATGGGGCGGATTGATATTATTACCGGTACTTTAGGAAAAGCTTTGGGCGGAGCTATGGGAGGATTTACCTCGGGCCGGAAAGAAATTATTCAGATGCTGCGCCAACGTTCGCGCCCTTATTTGTTTTCTAATTCCCTTATGCCGGCTATTGTAGGTGCTTCTATTGCTGTGCTCGATATGCTTTCCGAAACTACCGAGTTGCGTGATAAACTGGAATGGAATACCCAATACTTCCGCGAAAAAATGACGGCCGCTGGTTTTGATATTCGCCCGGGCGAACACCCTATTGTGCCTATTATGCTTTACGAAGCCAAACTAGCGCAGGAATTTGCGGTTCGTTTGCTGGATAAAGGCATTTACGTAATTGGTTTTTATTACCCGGTCGTGCCCCAGGGCAAAGCCCGGATTCGGGTCCAGTTATCGGCCTCGCACACCCAAGAACACCTGGACAAAGCTATTCAGGCTTTCACGGAAGTAGGAAAAGAACTAGGAGTGTTAAAGTAA
- a CDS encoding NAD-dependent epimerase/dehydratase family protein — translation MIPTKEKILVIGACGQLGSELTLELRKIYGDAQVVAADISLPRQNELVESGPFEILDVLDRHHLADLAYKHEFTQIYHLAAVLSATGEKRPKFTWKVNMKGLENILDLTLEKGIAKVYWPSSIAVFGPNTPRHHTPQHTITDPNTVYGISKLTGERFCEYYATRYKLDIRSLRYPGLISYKALPGGGTTDYAVDIYYKAVEEVPFECYLAEHTYLPMMYMPDALKATLELMHAPAENIKIRSSYNLTAMSFSPAEIATSIQEHIPDFKIMYKPDYRQQIAASWPESIDDSAAQKDWNWQPDYDLPRMTQDMLTNLRKQKAGL, via the coding sequence ATGATCCCCACTAAAGAGAAGATTTTAGTTATTGGTGCTTGCGGCCAATTAGGCTCCGAACTCACCTTAGAATTACGGAAGATTTACGGCGATGCCCAGGTAGTTGCGGCCGATATTTCTCTACCTAGACAAAACGAATTAGTTGAATCAGGTCCATTTGAAATTCTGGATGTGCTGGATCGTCATCATTTAGCTGACCTGGCTTATAAGCATGAATTTACGCAAATTTACCACTTAGCGGCTGTCTTATCGGCTACCGGCGAAAAACGGCCCAAGTTTACCTGGAAGGTTAACATGAAAGGTTTAGAAAATATTCTGGACCTGACTTTAGAAAAAGGAATTGCGAAAGTATACTGGCCCAGCTCTATTGCGGTTTTCGGCCCGAATACTCCCCGCCACCACACGCCGCAACACACCATTACAGACCCCAATACCGTGTATGGCATTAGTAAACTAACCGGCGAACGGTTCTGCGAATACTATGCTACCCGCTATAAGTTAGACATAAGAAGTTTGCGCTATCCGGGTTTAATTAGTTACAAAGCACTACCGGGCGGAGGCACTACCGATTATGCAGTAGATATTTACTATAAAGCAGTAGAAGAAGTTCCGTTTGAATGTTATCTGGCGGAACATACTTATTTGCCCATGATGTACATGCCCGATGCTTTAAAAGCCACCCTGGAGTTGATGCATGCGCCCGCCGAAAATATAAAAATACGGTCGTCGTATAATTTAACGGCAATGAGCTTTTCACCCGCCGAAATTGCCACTTCTATTCAAGAACATATTCCGGATTTTAAAATTATGTATAAGCCCGATTACCGCCAGCAAATTGCCGCTTCCTGGCCTGAATCTATTGACGATTCTGCCGCCCAAAAAGATTGGAATTGGCAACCTGATTATGATTTGCCCCGCATGACCCAGGATATGTTGACGAACCTCCGGAAACAAAAAGCGGGCCTTTAA